In Myxococcus stipitatus, a single window of DNA contains:
- a CDS encoding carboxypeptidase-like regulatory domain-containing protein produces the protein MTTRPWKVLGITGLLVTLGLFLLYSLLPERDTFVPKPTARELKERIPRPAPEKGTLRIQGTVVGENGPIAGALVSAIRSKPGWRLVDKLECPPPGARPLLVRANDLLGQCSQHSSLSLVEKMQTRDGEATVYAWVHASPEGRFTLEGLPAGDFVLDARSPQGAVQKQGVPAGTESVELELDAPRVASATVVDESGEPLSGVRVRLTPLPEALAFDTVTNLEGRFHVGPVPEAERYLILFEKEGWSPEVQVRTELLYGWSEAVVLRRPLLLTGRVMDQGKPVSGVQVHVGTRDIPQDTTQRHATTDEQGRFTFEPLPPTAYKLWASHGNRHAVTNVPPERAAQPIELTLSGEFVVVRGTVKAQDGAAFANARLTLSNPGDRLLFHARSDDSGRFQFEPVPPSKNYVLQGSAPHHLDTPGIPVPATRDVDALDVTLRRKPRVEGLLVDSNGAALANQPFYLRQTDHVFLLDEGPALTARDRFRTDSEGRFSLELPAQVHFELVLREDSPYEAAPLPVTAPASQVRWVAKPTTRATITGHVHDEQGQPLAGVEIRARPNPITTDDWPRASTDASGTYVLHGLQPGHYDVQALFRAPRSGLRAASRSVEVRSAERATVDLRLEAGWTLSGDIVDTRGRPVGEVSLSVADLDLAEDQSLHEATIPVLADREGRFEVPHVQGQHLELNVLHPTLRLSPRLSRGVQPDIQRVRVSASQPRVRLVLEPKATIRGRVVSADGRPVTRFIVGTSNTTDPKGAFVQTVEHVGEHVVRISADGLGSTVRRATVRRVGEVVDLGEIRLGQRRQVTGFVLDAETSAPVAGAVVHAAFSRDDTTPANRATTRENGAFLLESVDDALDQFHVTAPGYAPRAFPLKQGRQQELVARITKGAHVAVSALNARGQPTDALLLLDADPSGANTPDVDPIQVNAGDPVIVRGLAPGRYRVQGHSSYAGTLGAQYLEVPASGEVSLTLRAIPSAATLHLRVAGPQRARPYLFHGPLLASPRRWLPMSLGLQRQARSAIESPDGTLTFEKVPTGPVTLILVDEERRAFSLETFDIPAEGPVFRAVTPAWKPLDDVKP, from the coding sequence ATGACGACACGACCATGGAAGGTGTTGGGCATCACGGGGCTGCTCGTCACCCTGGGACTGTTCCTCCTCTACTCCCTGCTCCCCGAGCGCGACACGTTCGTCCCCAAGCCCACCGCTCGCGAGCTGAAGGAGCGCATCCCGCGCCCCGCGCCGGAGAAGGGCACGCTCCGCATCCAGGGGACCGTCGTGGGAGAGAACGGCCCCATCGCGGGCGCCCTGGTCAGCGCCATCCGCTCCAAGCCGGGCTGGCGTCTCGTCGACAAGCTGGAGTGCCCTCCGCCCGGCGCGAGGCCCCTCCTCGTGAGGGCGAACGACCTGCTGGGGCAGTGCAGCCAGCACTCCTCGCTCTCCCTCGTCGAGAAGATGCAGACCCGTGACGGAGAGGCCACCGTGTACGCCTGGGTCCATGCGTCTCCAGAGGGCCGCTTCACCCTCGAGGGCCTGCCCGCCGGTGACTTCGTGCTCGACGCGCGGAGCCCCCAGGGCGCGGTGCAGAAGCAGGGCGTCCCCGCGGGCACGGAGTCCGTCGAGCTGGAGCTCGACGCTCCACGCGTCGCCTCCGCCACCGTGGTGGACGAGTCCGGCGAGCCACTCTCGGGTGTTCGCGTGAGGCTGACGCCCCTCCCGGAGGCCCTCGCCTTCGACACGGTCACGAACCTCGAGGGCCGCTTCCACGTGGGCCCGGTGCCCGAGGCCGAGCGCTACCTCATCCTCTTCGAGAAGGAGGGCTGGAGCCCCGAGGTCCAGGTGCGGACCGAGCTCCTCTACGGTTGGAGCGAGGCGGTCGTGCTCCGGCGCCCGCTCCTCCTGACGGGACGGGTGATGGACCAGGGCAAGCCGGTGTCCGGTGTCCAGGTCCATGTCGGCACGCGCGACATCCCCCAAGACACCACCCAACGCCATGCCACCACGGATGAACAGGGCCGCTTCACCTTCGAGCCCCTGCCCCCCACCGCCTACAAGCTCTGGGCGAGCCATGGGAACCGGCATGCCGTCACCAACGTGCCCCCGGAGAGGGCGGCGCAGCCCATCGAGCTGACGCTGAGCGGAGAGTTCGTCGTCGTGCGGGGCACGGTGAAGGCCCAGGATGGAGCCGCCTTCGCGAACGCCCGACTGACCTTGTCGAACCCCGGCGACCGCCTGCTCTTCCATGCCCGGAGCGACGACTCGGGGCGGTTCCAGTTCGAGCCCGTGCCGCCGTCGAAGAACTACGTCCTCCAGGGCTCCGCGCCTCACCACCTCGACACGCCTGGGATTCCAGTCCCGGCGACACGCGACGTCGACGCGCTCGACGTCACCCTCCGGCGCAAGCCCCGGGTCGAGGGCCTCCTCGTGGACTCGAACGGCGCCGCGCTCGCGAACCAGCCCTTCTACCTGCGGCAGACCGACCACGTCTTTCTGCTCGACGAGGGCCCGGCCCTCACCGCCCGGGACCGCTTCCGGACCGACAGCGAGGGCCGCTTCTCCCTGGAGCTTCCCGCCCAGGTCCACTTCGAGCTGGTCCTCCGCGAGGACAGCCCCTACGAAGCCGCGCCCCTGCCGGTCACCGCGCCGGCGTCCCAGGTCCGCTGGGTCGCGAAGCCGACGACCCGAGCCACCATCACCGGACATGTCCACGACGAGCAGGGCCAGCCCCTCGCGGGCGTCGAAATCCGCGCGCGCCCCAATCCCATCACCACCGATGACTGGCCCCGCGCCTCGACGGACGCCTCGGGCACCTACGTCCTCCATGGACTTCAGCCGGGCCACTACGACGTCCAGGCCCTCTTCCGCGCCCCACGCAGCGGACTGCGAGCGGCCTCGCGCTCCGTGGAGGTGCGGAGCGCGGAGCGCGCCACCGTGGACCTGCGGCTGGAGGCGGGCTGGACGCTGTCGGGCGACATCGTGGACACCCGGGGTCGACCGGTCGGCGAGGTGAGCCTGTCCGTGGCGGACCTCGACCTCGCGGAGGACCAGAGCCTCCACGAGGCCACCATCCCCGTGCTCGCGGACCGCGAGGGGCGCTTCGAGGTCCCCCACGTCCAGGGCCAGCACCTGGAGCTGAACGTCCTCCACCCCACGCTGCGACTCTCGCCCCGGCTCTCACGTGGCGTCCAACCCGACATCCAACGCGTGCGCGTCAGCGCCAGCCAGCCCCGGGTGCGGCTCGTCCTGGAGCCCAAGGCGACGATTCGCGGGCGCGTGGTGAGCGCCGACGGCCGGCCCGTCACCCGCTTCATCGTCGGCACGAGCAACACGACGGACCCGAAGGGCGCCTTCGTCCAGACCGTGGAGCACGTCGGCGAGCACGTCGTGCGCATCAGCGCGGACGGGCTCGGGTCCACGGTGCGCAGGGCGACGGTGCGACGCGTCGGCGAGGTGGTGGACCTGGGCGAGATACGGCTGGGACAGCGACGCCAGGTCACCGGCTTCGTGCTGGACGCGGAGACCTCCGCGCCCGTGGCGGGCGCCGTCGTCCACGCCGCCTTCTCCCGCGACGACACCACGCCCGCCAACCGGGCCACGACGCGGGAGAATGGCGCCTTCCTGCTCGAGTCCGTCGATGACGCCCTGGACCAGTTCCACGTCACGGCCCCGGGCTATGCCCCTCGCGCCTTCCCCCTGAAGCAGGGCCGCCAGCAGGAGTTGGTCGCGCGCATCACGAAGGGGGCCCACGTCGCGGTGTCCGCGCTGAATGCGCGGGGCCAGCCCACGGACGCGCTGCTCCTCCTCGACGCCGATCCCTCGGGGGCGAACACCCCCGACGTGGACCCCATCCAGGTGAACGCAGGCGACCCGGTCATCGTGCGTGGGCTGGCGCCCGGGCGGTATCGCGTCCAGGGCCACTCCTCCTACGCCGGCACGCTGGGCGCCCAGTACCTCGAGGTCCCCGCAAGCGGAGAGGTGTCCCTCACGCTGCGAGCCATCCCATCCGCCGCCACGCTCCACCTCCGGGTGGCGGGCCCCCAGCGCGCCCGGCCGTACCTGTTCCACGGGCCGCTGCTCGCGTCCCCCCGGCGTTGGCTGCCCATGTCGCTCGGGTTGCAGAGACAGGCGCGGTCCGCCATCGAGTCACCCGATGGGACGCTGACGTTCGAGAAGGTCCCCACGGGCCCGGTGACGCTCATCCTGGTGGACGAGGAGCGACGCGCCTTCTCGTTGGAGACGTTCGACATCCCCGCGGAGGGGCCCGTGTTCCGGGCAGTCACGCCCGCGTGGAAGCCCCTCGACGACGTGAAGCCATGA
- a CDS encoding AAA family ATPase — MKPGLRIDALRVRRFGHFSEFSLQLGPGLHLLYGPNEAGKSTLLAFLRGMLFGFERRGHPERYEPAEDIPFGGELHVSTSTGPLCIRRTATPRGRKSESLSVLDAHGEQVSEERLKDARGHVSRELYFDVFAFRLEELAGFEQLTEEQGASEALVAASMRGARRLPEAMAQFRKSAEQLYKPTGTNPELNVKLRELEEVQERLRQEGDRPALYFARKERLEALDVEHLRLEAEVLEASREVARLARLEAALADVSALAEARAELETLPVLETFPEGGEARLDDTLLRGRDYRAEAARLAERLASTEAELERLSRPSPVRGREEALRLVVAAYSERSELLRTLPARRAALLTKRRQVEVALEELGLGVDGPALLALDLSAGARASLEALSARLDSVETGRREASASLTRARMERERLDGALGRTDSELSALPETRPAQVRQQQSALTRMRAVRVELERLGEQREDVHRQVEVLRAPAEPPPVGEVIPVWWVPVAALVAVALAVAAWLLGGTAVGLLALAGGLLLTGVLELARRRVETAHARERAAHLARQQGRQQEEERLRSTLLALSAREEMMHRELLVSASEAGISPAATFADMTARENALAEALEKAGRRETLERERDTLTATLDVATREERQAEEVSRELFARHAVLVEELAAHLSARHFPIALPAPAALALWRDAAALRQRLLDVGADEAALSVDEETCASVITRLREAAESLAAAATLPPEALAAKVTAELEAAREREAERRALEERRRELREEKARLDTLCRSEDEALAALLSEGGGGDEETFRRRAVQARRYAELSARARELSLRIEARTGLEDTQTREVLRALGGEEGLRAELARLRVRHADAQRQLKDVLTERGATRNQLEQWENDDLLVRLRIQEEALRAKVAELATRYATDRLALALLNRARRRFEEEQQPRVVQLASEHFAQLTDGRYRRVFIPASDDRELRVSDGQRDWSAAQLSRGTREQLFLSFRLAVVRDFGETRGALPLIVDDVLVNFDPGRARSTIQLLARLAEQQQVIAFTCHPWLRESFIEAGAQVHLLAPRTEPTSGAAPTSTRQAG, encoded by the coding sequence ATGAAGCCCGGCTTGCGCATCGACGCGTTGCGGGTGCGGCGCTTCGGACACTTCTCGGAGTTCTCGCTCCAGCTCGGCCCCGGGCTGCACCTGCTGTACGGCCCCAACGAGGCGGGCAAGAGCACGCTGCTCGCCTTCCTGCGCGGCATGCTGTTCGGCTTCGAGCGGCGCGGACACCCGGAGCGCTACGAGCCGGCGGAGGACATCCCCTTCGGCGGGGAGCTGCACGTGTCCACCAGCACCGGGCCCTTGTGCATCCGCCGCACGGCGACGCCGCGCGGGCGCAAGTCGGAGAGCCTCTCCGTGCTGGACGCCCACGGCGAGCAGGTGTCGGAGGAGCGGCTGAAGGACGCGCGGGGCCACGTGTCGCGCGAGCTGTACTTCGACGTCTTCGCCTTCCGGCTGGAGGAGCTGGCGGGCTTCGAGCAGCTCACCGAGGAGCAGGGCGCGTCCGAGGCGCTGGTGGCCGCGAGCATGCGCGGCGCGCGCAGGCTGCCGGAGGCCATGGCGCAGTTCCGCAAGAGCGCCGAGCAGCTCTACAAGCCCACCGGGACGAACCCCGAGCTGAACGTGAAGCTGCGCGAGCTGGAGGAGGTGCAGGAGCGGCTGCGCCAGGAGGGAGACCGGCCCGCGCTGTACTTCGCCCGGAAGGAGCGCCTGGAGGCGCTCGACGTCGAGCACCTGCGGCTGGAGGCGGAGGTCCTCGAGGCGAGCCGCGAGGTGGCCCGGCTGGCCCGGCTGGAGGCGGCGCTCGCGGACGTGTCCGCCCTGGCGGAGGCGCGCGCGGAGCTGGAGACCCTGCCCGTGCTGGAGACCTTCCCCGAGGGAGGCGAGGCGCGGCTGGACGACACGCTGCTGCGCGGCCGCGACTATCGCGCGGAGGCCGCGCGCCTGGCGGAGCGGCTCGCGTCCACCGAGGCGGAGCTGGAGCGGCTGTCCCGGCCCTCTCCGGTGCGGGGACGGGAGGAGGCGCTGCGGCTGGTGGTGGCCGCGTACTCGGAGCGCTCGGAGCTGCTGCGGACCCTGCCCGCGCGGCGCGCGGCGCTGCTGACGAAGCGGCGTCAAGTGGAGGTCGCGCTGGAGGAGCTGGGGCTCGGCGTGGACGGCCCGGCGCTGCTCGCCCTGGACCTGAGCGCGGGAGCCCGCGCGAGCCTGGAGGCCCTCTCCGCGCGACTGGACTCGGTGGAGACGGGCCGGCGCGAGGCGAGCGCCTCGCTGACGCGCGCGCGAATGGAGCGCGAGCGCCTGGACGGCGCGCTGGGGCGGACGGACTCGGAGCTGTCGGCCCTGCCGGAGACGCGGCCCGCGCAGGTCCGCCAGCAGCAGTCCGCCCTGACGCGGATGCGCGCGGTGCGGGTGGAGCTGGAGCGGCTGGGCGAGCAGCGCGAGGACGTGCACCGTCAGGTCGAGGTGCTGCGCGCCCCCGCCGAGCCGCCGCCGGTGGGCGAGGTGATTCCGGTGTGGTGGGTGCCCGTGGCCGCCCTGGTGGCGGTGGCGCTCGCGGTGGCGGCGTGGCTGCTGGGTGGCACGGCGGTGGGCCTGCTCGCGCTCGCGGGCGGCCTGCTGCTCACCGGCGTGCTGGAGCTGGCGCGGCGCCGGGTGGAGACGGCGCACGCGCGGGAGCGCGCGGCGCACCTGGCGCGGCAGCAGGGACGACAGCAGGAGGAGGAGCGGCTCCGCTCGACGCTGCTGGCCCTGTCCGCGCGCGAGGAGATGATGCACCGCGAGCTGCTGGTCAGCGCCTCCGAGGCCGGCATCAGCCCCGCGGCGACCTTCGCGGACATGACGGCCCGGGAGAACGCCCTGGCGGAGGCGCTGGAGAAGGCCGGGCGGCGCGAAACGTTGGAGCGGGAGCGGGACACCCTGACCGCGACGCTCGACGTGGCGACGCGCGAGGAGCGACAGGCGGAGGAGGTCTCGCGCGAGCTCTTCGCCCGACACGCGGTGCTCGTCGAGGAGCTGGCGGCGCACCTGTCGGCGCGACACTTCCCCATCGCCCTGCCCGCCCCGGCGGCGCTCGCCCTCTGGCGGGACGCCGCCGCGCTCCGTCAGCGCCTGCTGGACGTGGGCGCGGACGAGGCCGCCCTGTCCGTGGACGAGGAGACCTGCGCGAGCGTGATTACACGGCTTCGCGAGGCGGCGGAGAGCCTCGCGGCGGCGGCCACCCTGCCCCCGGAGGCGCTGGCGGCGAAGGTGACGGCGGAGCTGGAGGCGGCGCGGGAGCGGGAGGCGGAGCGCCGCGCCCTGGAGGAGCGTCGCCGCGAGCTGCGCGAGGAGAAGGCGCGGCTGGACACGCTCTGTCGTTCGGAGGACGAGGCGCTCGCCGCGCTGCTCTCCGAGGGCGGTGGCGGCGACGAGGAGACCTTCCGTCGCCGCGCGGTGCAGGCCCGCCGCTACGCGGAGCTGAGCGCCCGGGCGCGGGAGCTGTCGCTGCGCATCGAGGCGCGCACGGGCCTGGAGGACACCCAGACGCGGGAGGTGCTGCGCGCGCTCGGTGGCGAGGAGGGCCTGCGCGCGGAGCTGGCTCGACTGCGCGTGCGCCACGCGGATGCCCAGCGCCAGCTCAAGGACGTGCTCACCGAGCGGGGCGCCACGCGCAACCAGCTCGAGCAGTGGGAGAACGACGACCTGCTGGTCCGCCTGCGCATCCAGGAGGAGGCGTTGCGCGCGAAGGTGGCGGAGCTGGCCACGCGCTACGCGACGGACCGGCTGGCGCTCGCGCTGTTGAACCGGGCGCGGCGCCGCTTCGAGGAGGAGCAGCAGCCGCGCGTGGTGCAGCTCGCGTCGGAGCACTTCGCCCAGCTGACGGATGGCCGCTACCGCCGCGTGTTCATCCCCGCCAGCGACGACCGTGAGCTGCGCGTGAGCGATGGCCAGCGGGACTGGAGCGCGGCGCAGCTGTCACGCGGCACGCGCGAGCAGCTCTTCCTGTCCTTCCGCCTCGCGGTGGTGCGCGACTTCGGGGAGACGCGAGGGGCGCTGCCGCTCATCGTGGATGACGTGCTGGTGAACTTCGATCCCGGACGGGCCCGCAGCACCATCCAGCTGCTCGCGCGGCTGGCCGAGCAACAGCAGGTGATTGCCTTCACCTGCCACCCCTGGCTGCGGGAGTCCTTCATCGAGGCAGGCGCGCAGGTCCACCTCCTGGCCCCCCGGACCGAACCGACGAGCGGCGCGGCGCCGACGAGCACGCGACAGGCGGGCTGA
- a CDS encoding metallophosphoesterase family protein, giving the protein MHFKFVHAADLHLDTPFRGVATQGPLLGRFQESTFRALSRIVDLCLRERVVFLLLAGDLFDVKDRSVRARLALRRELGRLHEAGIETFIVHGNHDPLSGDSGALGLPPSVKVFGPDWEDAEVRREGRRLCRVQGISYPDVEVREDLSARFHRTSDDFTVGLLHANLGGAEGHANYAPCTPAGLGARGLDYWALGHVHTRGEHLLPGGGLAVYPGNPQGRHVLETGPRGCVLVEVHDGATRRRFVPVDTVRWHRLEVPLTGVGTLDGLLATTREAVEAACAEELDGHAARVILTGRGPLHRELARPGALGQLETELRDRLTRGHPPVLLESLRDGSRPELDWDALHADGGFAHTLLDESHALAEDPHALARLWEQEALGSLGQRLKRLGVDVLETPRVDWVSRAGLMGLEALHDEEGT; this is encoded by the coding sequence ATGCACTTCAAGTTCGTCCACGCCGCGGATCTCCACCTGGATACCCCGTTCCGTGGCGTGGCCACGCAGGGGCCGCTGCTCGGACGCTTCCAGGAGTCCACCTTCCGCGCGTTGTCGCGCATCGTCGACCTGTGCCTGCGCGAGCGCGTCGTCTTCCTGCTGCTGGCCGGGGACCTGTTCGACGTGAAGGACCGCTCGGTGCGCGCGCGGCTGGCGCTGCGGCGCGAGCTGGGCCGGCTGCACGAGGCGGGCATCGAGACCTTCATCGTCCACGGCAATCATGATCCGCTGAGCGGCGACTCGGGCGCGCTGGGGCTACCCCCGTCGGTGAAGGTGTTCGGCCCGGACTGGGAGGACGCGGAGGTCCGCCGCGAGGGGCGGAGGCTGTGCCGTGTGCAGGGCATCTCCTATCCGGACGTGGAGGTGCGCGAGGACCTGTCCGCGCGCTTCCACCGCACGAGCGACGACTTCACCGTGGGCCTCCTGCACGCCAACCTGGGCGGCGCGGAGGGCCACGCCAACTACGCCCCCTGCACGCCCGCGGGCCTGGGCGCGCGCGGCCTGGACTACTGGGCGCTGGGCCACGTGCACACGCGCGGCGAGCACCTGCTGCCGGGCGGAGGGCTCGCGGTGTACCCGGGCAACCCCCAGGGCCGCCATGTCCTGGAGACGGGCCCGCGCGGCTGCGTGCTGGTGGAGGTGCACGACGGCGCCACGCGGCGGCGCTTCGTGCCGGTGGACACCGTGCGGTGGCACCGGCTGGAGGTGCCGCTGACCGGCGTGGGCACGCTGGACGGCCTGCTGGCGACGACCCGGGAGGCCGTGGAGGCCGCGTGCGCGGAGGAGCTGGACGGCCACGCGGCGCGCGTCATCCTCACCGGCCGGGGCCCGCTGCACCGCGAGCTGGCCCGCCCCGGCGCGCTCGGCCAGTTGGAGACGGAGCTGCGCGACCGGCTGACGCGGGGCCACCCGCCCGTGCTGCTGGAGTCGCTGCGGGACGGCAGCCGCCCGGAGCTGGACTGGGACGCGCTGCACGCCGACGGGGGCTTCGCGCACACGCTGCTGGACGAATCGCACGCGCTGGCCGAGGACCCGCATGCGCTGGCGCGGCTGTGGGAGCAGGAGGCGCTGGGCAGCCTGGGGCAGCGGTTGAAGCGGCTGGGCGTGGACGTGCTGGAGACGCCCCGCGTGGACTGGGTGTCTCGCGCGGGGCTGATGGGCCTGGAAGCGCTGCACGACGAGGAGGGCACATGA
- a CDS encoding carboxypeptidase regulatory-like domain-containing protein yields MRKTLGVCVVVGAVALLGMGLLRELGSSEADTHGAAARAPVAWMTRTTPPLRADVPGGGRSIRGVAVDERGRPVAGARISASWPIVGETLSELPCPPELWSASERLSSAPKPDLTLLACLPRGEDIVVEMLAARQGEAPVHAETTSAADGTFTLEGLPEGPHTLWALGERHAGTRLGVPAGSQDVEVTMSEAPSMRGVVLGDGAPLPDARVTYVPVLHTRFFDTSTDAQGRFELGPLPSSDTLVFITHDGWLPLLTSASRSGREQEFKLERPHRLAGRVLSQGVPVAGLEVTARQDAQHQPRVFSRATDEQGRFSFELAEGTYTLRAERDGEYALTRVELGSAPADDVILELGSALFVEGTVLDTARAPIGGALVQAHGSERYHLKLEARTTADGRYRMGPVEDGSTWDFTVEATGYLDKAMSDERKLTRGMPPQDFVLRRASSVVGRVMDTQGQPLEGIHLRLEMEEDTDTDAYEPQEDTYSKADGTFVLDATRSGRYTVHVDDERFVGVSQDVTAPSRDVELRLDMGATVVASVVDERGLPRDGFLVDLWPLPDAPGGERGEALRLGRSDARGQVTRQGIKPGRYMAVATQYTDGVDRQSTHEVTVERTATAKVELRLEQELSLKGTVVDDSGRPVRDAAVQATLMHDTPEPWAPRNVRTCGNSPPRGVHTDTAGRFDLRKVPRGRYRLDVEKEGYWFLPERSTGILVLEERPRIVINGASESISRPQVVLDEAKEVTLVMERRSHAKGTLVLPDGSPARAFSINGQEQTSSDGTFSHPVLAMDAPMPLVFEVDGFPSVARAAQADPSRADIDLGVIRLSPSRVITGHVLDLRTGAPIPSAFVAVVESRLGLPDEDPLLLSASETDAQGQFSISASEEGPVTLRVTQEDRYLPARLEVAPGTTKVRVLLDAGATLQFSATSRARRPVAGTLRLTALDTQGHEQRYEEFDEGRGEVRGMPAGRYRATFLPSPPDGDEDTPVFHDQTIEVPATGVLVVAFQEAQRGATVKLRAPMKGVYLALVSGEVGAPRDAEGLRQMTTMALEPQSSPLGEEVVYKDVPPGRYTVFGWKLVFGEGTFLREELEVPATGEVSRAIPATWRTLDVASR; encoded by the coding sequence ATGCGCAAGACCCTCGGAGTGTGCGTCGTCGTGGGAGCGGTCGCGCTCCTGGGGATGGGGTTGCTCCGGGAGCTGGGCTCCTCGGAGGCCGACACGCACGGCGCGGCGGCGCGGGCGCCTGTCGCCTGGATGACGAGGACCACGCCCCCTCTTCGCGCGGACGTGCCCGGCGGAGGGCGCTCCATCCGGGGCGTCGCGGTGGACGAGCGGGGCCGCCCCGTCGCGGGCGCGCGCATCTCCGCCTCCTGGCCCATCGTCGGTGAGACGCTGTCGGAGCTGCCGTGCCCCCCCGAGCTGTGGTCCGCGTCCGAGCGCTTGTCGAGCGCGCCGAAGCCGGACCTCACGCTGCTGGCCTGTCTGCCCCGCGGCGAGGACATCGTCGTGGAGATGCTCGCCGCGCGCCAGGGCGAGGCGCCGGTGCACGCGGAGACGACGTCCGCGGCGGATGGCACGTTCACGCTGGAGGGCCTGCCCGAGGGGCCGCATACCCTCTGGGCGCTGGGCGAGCGCCACGCGGGCACGCGCCTGGGAGTCCCCGCGGGCAGCCAGGACGTGGAGGTGACGATGTCCGAGGCACCCTCCATGCGCGGCGTGGTCCTGGGAGACGGCGCTCCCCTGCCCGACGCGCGGGTGACGTACGTGCCCGTCCTCCACACCCGCTTCTTCGACACGAGCACCGACGCCCAGGGGCGGTTCGAGCTGGGGCCACTGCCCTCCAGCGACACCCTGGTCTTCATCACCCACGACGGCTGGCTGCCGCTGCTCACGTCCGCGTCGCGCAGCGGGCGCGAACAGGAGTTCAAGCTGGAGCGTCCCCACCGGCTCGCCGGGCGGGTGCTCTCCCAGGGAGTGCCCGTGGCCGGGCTGGAGGTGACCGCGAGACAGGACGCGCAGCACCAGCCCCGCGTGTTCAGCCGCGCGACGGATGAGCAGGGCCGCTTCTCCTTCGAGCTGGCCGAGGGGACCTACACCCTGCGCGCGGAGCGGGACGGCGAGTACGCCCTCACCCGCGTGGAGCTGGGCTCCGCGCCCGCCGATGACGTCATCCTGGAGCTGGGCTCGGCCCTGTTCGTCGAGGGCACCGTGCTGGACACGGCGCGGGCCCCCATTGGCGGCGCGCTCGTGCAGGCGCACGGCTCCGAGCGGTACCACCTGAAGCTGGAGGCGCGCACCACGGCGGATGGCCGCTACCGGATGGGCCCCGTGGAGGACGGCAGCACCTGGGACTTCACCGTGGAGGCGACCGGCTATCTCGACAAGGCGATGAGTGACGAGCGGAAGCTCACGCGGGGCATGCCGCCGCAGGACTTCGTGCTCCGCCGCGCCAGCTCCGTCGTCGGTCGCGTCATGGACACCCAGGGCCAGCCCCTGGAGGGCATCCACCTCCGCCTGGAGATGGAGGAGGACACGGACACCGACGCGTACGAGCCTCAGGAGGACACGTACTCGAAGGCGGATGGCACCTTCGTCCTGGATGCGACCCGCTCCGGCCGCTACACCGTCCACGTCGACGACGAGCGCTTCGTCGGGGTGTCCCAGGACGTCACGGCGCCCTCGAGGGACGTGGAGCTGCGGCTCGACATGGGGGCGACCGTGGTGGCCTCGGTGGTGGACGAGCGCGGGTTGCCGCGAGACGGCTTCCTCGTGGACCTCTGGCCGCTCCCCGACGCGCCGGGCGGCGAGCGTGGCGAGGCGTTGCGCCTGGGCAGGAGCGACGCGCGCGGACAGGTCACCCGCCAGGGCATCAAGCCGGGGCGGTACATGGCGGTGGCCACCCAGTACACGGACGGAGTGGACCGGCAGTCCACGCACGAGGTGACGGTCGAGCGGACGGCCACGGCGAAGGTCGAGCTGCGCCTGGAGCAGGAGCTCTCCTTGAAGGGCACCGTCGTGGACGACTCGGGCAGGCCCGTGAGGGACGCCGCCGTCCAGGCCACCCTCATGCATGACACCCCGGAGCCCTGGGCGCCGCGAAACGTGAGGACGTGCGGCAACTCCCCGCCGCGCGGCGTCCACACCGACACGGCGGGGCGCTTCGACCTCCGGAAGGTGCCTCGGGGCCGGTATCGCCTCGACGTCGAGAAGGAGGGCTACTGGTTCCTGCCGGAGCGCTCCACCGGCATCCTGGTCCTGGAGGAGCGGCCCCGGATTGTCATCAACGGGGCGAGCGAGTCGATTTCGAGGCCCCAGGTCGTCCTCGACGAGGCGAAGGAGGTGACCCTGGTGATGGAGCGCCGCTCCCACGCGAAGGGGACGCTGGTGCTACCGGATGGGTCCCCTGCTCGCGCGTTCTCCATCAACGGCCAGGAGCAGACGTCCAGTGACGGCACCTTCTCCCATCCCGTCCTCGCGATGGACGCGCCCATGCCGCTGGTGTTCGAGGTCGACGGCTTCCCGTCGGTCGCGCGCGCGGCGCAGGCGGACCCGTCGCGCGCGGACATCGACCTGGGGGTGATTCGCCTGAGCCCCAGCCGCGTCATCACCGGCCACGTCCTCGACCTGCGCACGGGCGCGCCCATTCCTTCCGCGTTCGTCGCCGTCGTCGAGTCGCGCCTCGGGTTGCCAGACGAGGACCCCCTGCTCCTGTCCGCCTCGGAGACGGATGCCCAGGGCCAGTTCTCCATCAGCGCCTCGGAGGAGGGGCCGGTCACGTTGCGGGTGACGCAGGAGGACCGCTACCTGCCGGCCCGGCTGGAGGTCGCGCCTGGCACGACGAAGGTGCGGGTGCTGCTCGACGCGGGAGCGACGCTCCAGTTCAGCGCGACGAGCCGGGCCAGGCGTCCGGTGGCGGGCACCCTCCGGCTCACGGCCCTGGACACGCAGGGCCATGAGCAGCGCTACGAGGAGTTCGACGAGGGGCGCGGCGAGGTGCGCGGGATGCCCGCGGGGCGCTACCGGGCGACGTTCCTCCCCTCGCCCCCGGACGGCGACGAGGACACTCCGGTCTTCCACGACCAGACCATCGAGGTCCCCGCCACGGGCGTCTTGGTCGTCGCCTTCCAGGAGGCGCAGCGGGGCGCCACCGTGAAGCTGCGCGCGCCCATGAAGGGCGTCTACCTCGCGCTGGTCTCCGGCGAGGTGGGGGCGCCCCGTGACGCCGAGGGCTTGAGGCAGATGACGACCATGGCGCTCGAACCCCAGTCCTCGCCCCTGGGCGAGGAGGTCGTCTACAAGGACGTCCCGCCCGGCCGCTACACCGTCTTCGGCTGGAAGCTGGTCTTCGGCGAGGGCACGTTCCTGCGCGAGGAGCTGGAGGTCCCGGCGACGGGCGAGGTGTCCCGGGCCATCCCGGCCACGTGGCGGACCCTCGACGTGGCCTCGCGCTGA